The Rattus rattus isolate New Zealand chromosome 1, Rrattus_CSIRO_v1, whole genome shotgun sequence genome includes a region encoding these proteins:
- the Chadl gene encoding chondroadherin-like protein, translating into MERPQSFTLLLLMMFLSPAWNVAAQRCPQTCVCDNSRRHVTCRHQNLTEVPDTIPELTQRLDLQGNMLKVIPPAAFQDLPYLTHLDLQHCQVELVAEGAFRGLGRLLFLNLASNRLSTLPQEALDGLGSLRRLELERNMLEELRPGTFGALGSLATLNLAHNALVYLPAMAFQGLMRTRWLQLSHNLLSVLAPEALAGLPALRRLSLHHNELQALPGAALSQARSLARLELGHNPLTYTGEEDGLALPGLRELALDHGSLQALGPRAFAHCPRLHTLDLRGNQLTTLPPLQVPGQLRRLRLQGNPLWCACHARPLLEWLVRARVRSDGACRGPRRLRGETLDTLRPSDLRCPGDAAEDEDEDRPAGPRSPPRSPHEEAPWATPCPPACVCVVETRHSACDGRGLQAVPRGFPNDTQLLDLRRNHFPSVPRAAFPGLRHLVSLHLQHCGIAELEPGALAGLDGLVYLYLSNNQLSGLSAAALEGAPNLGYLYLEHNRFLRIPGAALRALPRLFSLHLQDNAVDRLAPGDLAGARALRGLYLSGNHITQVSPGALGPARELEKLHLDRNQLRQVPTGALEGLPALKELQLSGNPFRALQDGAFQPVGRSLQQLFLNSSDLEQISPRAFSGLGKGLQGLYLQQNQLQSLPAPMWLSGLELIDLSGNPFHCDCQLLPLHRWLTGLNLRVGATCATPPSVRGQKVKAAASVFEACPGWIARKAKRTPTSGVSARRTPIHGRH; encoded by the exons ATGGAGAG GCCCCAGAGCTTCACCCTGCTGCTGCTTATGATGTTCCTGAGTCCGGCTTGGAACGTAGCTGCCCAGCGATGCCCACAAACCTGTGTCTGCGACAACTCCAGACGGCATGTTACCTGCCGGCACCAGAACCTCACCGAGGTGCCAGACACCATCCCTGAG CTGACCCAGAGGCTGGACCTCCAGGGTAATATGTTGAAGGTCATCCCTCCAGCTGCCTTCCAGGACCTGCCGTACCTCACACATCTGGACCTGCAGCACTGTCAGGTGGAGCTGGTGGCCGAGGGTGCCTTCCGTGGCCTGGGCCGCTTGCTCTTCCTCAACCTGGCTTCCAACCGCCTGAGCACGCTGCCCCAGGAGGCACTGGACGGGCTGGGCTCACTGAGGCGCTTGGAGCTGGAGAGGAACATGTTGGAGGAGCTGCGGCCGGGGACCTTCGGTGCCCTGGGCTCCTTGGCCACTCTCAATTTGGCCCACAACGCCTTGGTCTACCTGCCCGCTATGGCCTTCCAGGGGCTGATGCGCACTCGATGGCTGCAACTGTCTCACAACTTGCTCAGTGTACTGGCCCCCGAGGCTCTGGCAGGCCTGCCCGCTCTGCGCCGGCTCAGCCTGCACCACAATGAGCTGCAGGCCCTGCCCGGGGCCGCCCTGTCCCAGGCCCGTAGCCTGGCGCGCCTGGAGTTGGGCCACAACCCGCTCACCTACACCGGAGAGGAGGATGGCCTGGCGCTGCCCGGCCTGCGGGAGCTCGCCCTGGACCACGGGTCCCTGCAGGCCCTGGGCCCCCGGGCCTTCGCCCACTGCCCGCGCCTGCACACCCTTGACCTCCGCGGGAACCAGCTGACCACCCTGCCCCCGCTGCAAGTCCCGGGCCAGCTACGCCGGCTGCGGTTGCAGGGCAACCCACTGTGGTGCGCCTGCCACGCGCGGCCCCTGCTCGAGTGGCTGGTGCGCGCTCGAGTGCGCTCGGACGGCGCGTGCCGGGGACCGCGGCGCCTGCGAGGCGAGACCCTGGATACGCTGCGGCCTTCAGACCTGCGCTGCCCGGGAGACGCGGCGGAGGACGAGGATGAGGACCGGCCGGCCGGTCCCCGCTCCCCTCCTCGCTCCCCGCACGAAGAGGCCCCGTGGGCCACGCCCTGCCCTCCCGCCTGCGTGTGCGTCGTGGAGACCCGGCACAGCGCTTGCGACGGCCGCGGCCTACAGGCCGTGCCCCGCGGCTTCCCCAACGACACCCAGCTCCTTGACCTGAGGCGCAACCATTTCCCCTCGGTGCCCCGCGCGGCCTTCCCGGGCCTGCGCCACTTGGTGTCGTTGCACCTGCAGCACTGCGGCATCGCGGAGCTGGAGCCGGGCGCTTTGGCGGGCCTGGACGGCCTGGTCTATCTCTACCTCTCCAACAACCAGCTCTCGGGCCTGAGCGCTGCAGCCCTCGAAGGGGCCCCCAACTTAGGCTACCTGTACCTGGAGCACAACCGCTTCCTGAGGATCCCCGGGGCTGCTCTGCGTGCCCTACCCaggctcttctctctccaccttcaggACAACGCGGTGGACCGCCTGGCACCTGGGGATCTGGCAGGAGCGCGGGCTTTGCGCGGCCTTTACCTGAGTGGGAATCACATCACCCAGGTTTCACCTGGGGCGCTAGGGCCAGCTCGGGAGCTGGAGAAGCTGCACCTTGACAGGAACCAGCTGCGACAGGTGCCTACTGGAGCCTTGGAGGGGCTGCCTGCACTCAAGGAGCTGCAGCTCTCGGGAAACCCATTCAGGGCTCTGCAAGATGGGGCCTTTCAGCCTGTGGGGCGGTCGCTGCAGCAGCTCTTCCTGAATAGCAGTGACCTGGAGCAG ATTTCTCCCAGGGCCTTCTCAGGCCTGGGGAAAGGGCTCCAGGGCTTGTACCTGCAGCAGAACCAACTTCAGTCCCTGCCTGCCCCGATGTGGCTCAGCGGGCTGGAGCTCATCGATCTCAGCGGTAACCCCTTCCACTGTGACTGCCAGCTGCTCCCGCTGCACAG gtGGCTCACGGGGCTGAACCTGCGGGTGGGCGCCACCTGCGCCACCCCTCCCAGTGTCCGTGGCCAGAAGGTGAAGGCTGCAGCTTCTGTCTTTGAAGCCTGCCCAGGCTGGATTGCCAGGAAGGCCAAGAGGACACCAACCTCCGGGGTCAGTGCCAGGAGAACTCCCATCCACGGACGGCATTGA